The Methanohalophilus portucalensis DNA window TCTAGATCACGAATCGATTAATATCTACTATTCTTTCCCTTTTGTGATAATTAGCGGTGACGTCCTGGTCTGCTATTCACCGACAAATATATATGGGCGTATTAAAAATCAGATTATGACAGCTAGTAATGGAGATGGAACTTACAGCACTACAAATTTGACGGATATTCGGCAAAGTTTGTTATGTTTATTTATGGAGGTTGTAAGTTTGCCAATGAATAAGGGTTGGTTTTCCTTCCCGTAATTTGTTGGCTAAAAAATTGCATGGGATGCGGATCACCCATCTCCTGGTCCGATATAAACCTGTGCTGGTGGTATCAATCCACTATAATATGAAATATGAATAAATATAGGAGTGAAAGGAAATGAAAGAACACTACTATCCAGGTGCACGCCCTCTGAATGGCGTTGAACTTAACCTCTTCTCTGAAGAGGATTTAAGGATGATCCATTCCGCTACAATGGAAGTCTTCCAGAACCCGGGTATCCAGGTTTCTGATGCTGAAGCAAGACAGATCTTCAAGGAAGCCGGCTGTGACGTCGACGAAAAGTCCCAGATCGTAAAGATCCCTGAATTCCTTGTAAACAGGTCTCTTCGTGACTGTCCATCCAGTTTCTATCTCAATGCACGTGATAAGAAGAAAGATGTAAAGCAGTCACACAAAGGTAAGGTCAACTGGACCTGCTTTGGTACCGGTGTCAAGATGTGCAACTATGAAGCACCAGGCAAGTACAAGACTGTCGATTCCGTCGAGGAAGACGTCGCAAACACTGCCAAACTCTGTGACTGGGCTGACAACATTGACTACTACTCCCTTGCAGTATCTGCCAGAGACTGGGCAGGTAAGGGTGCACAGGATGTCCACGAAACATTCACACCAATGACCAACACCTCAAAGCACTTCCACCACATCGACCCTGTCGAAGAAAGTGTGGAGTACTACAGAGACATGGTTGTTGCATACTATGGTGGCGACGAAGAAATGGCACGTAAGAGGCCTACTATGTCCATGCTTCTCTGCCCAACCAGCCCACTTGAACTCAGTGTAAACGCATGCCAGGTCATCATTAAGGGTGCACGCTATGGTCTCCCATTGAACGTCCTGAGTATGGCAATGTCCGGAGGTTCTTCCCCTGTATTCCGTGCAGGAACCCTCGTTACACACAACGCAGAAGTTCTCGCAGGTATTGTCCTTGCACAGCTCACTGTTCCAGGTGCAAAATGTCTCTACGGTAGTTCTACCACAACCTTCGACCTGAAGAGAGGTACAGCTCCAGTAGGTGCACCAGAGCTCGGTTTGATCAGTGGGGCAGTTGGTAAGCTTGCACAGTACTACGGTCTTCCATCCTTTGTTGCAGGTACCTAGGCAGATGCCAAGATCCCAGATGGCCAGGCAGGTCACGAAAAGACAATGACTACCCTGCTTCCAGCGCTTTCAGGATGTAACACCCTCTATGGTGCAGGTATGCTTGAACTCGGTATGACATTCTCCCTTGAGCAGCTCGTATTCGACAACGATATCATCGAGATGACCAAGTCTGCAATGCGTGGAATTCCTGTTGACGAACTGACCCTTGGTGTAGAATCTATCCAGAAGGTTGGAGTAGGTAAGAACTTCCTTGCACACAAGCAGACCAGGAACTACATCGACAGAGTCTCCGATCCAAAACTCATTAACAGGGATATGTTCGGTGACTGGGCAGCAGCAGGTTCCAAGGATCTTGCAACCGTTGCTCATGAAAAGGTTGTTGACGTCATGAAGAACCACGAAGTCAAACCAATCGATGCTGACATCATGAAAGACATGAAAGCTGTCATGGACAGGGCAGACGAAGATGTCAGGAACGCAATGTAATTTAATTTCAATTTAATTTTTAGGAGAATAAAAATGGCTACACAGGAAGAGTTACAAGAAAAAGGAAAAGCTGCAGTTATGGATTTTGATGACGAAGCAGTTGTAGAAGTTGCAGAAGAATGTATCGCTGCAGGACTTGACCCGGTTGCACTCATTCAGGACGGCTTCACTGCCGGAATGAATGAGATTGGTGACCAGTTCGAGCAGGGTACCCTTTTCCTTCCACACGTCATTGCTGCATCCGAAGCAATGAGTGCAGGTGTTGAAGTTCTCACCCCCGAACTTGAGAAACTCAGCGCAAAATCCGAAGACAAAGGTACAATAGCAATTGGTACTGTAGAAGGTGACATTCACACCATCGGTAAGGATATCGTTGCAACCATGCTCAAGATCGCTGGTTTCAATGTAATCGATCTCGGAAGAGATGTACCAATCGCTGACTACGTTACCGCTGTTAAAGAAAACAACCCAGACATCATTGGTTCCTCTGCTCTGATGACCACCACCATGGTCCTTCAGACACAGATTGAAGAACAGCTCAAGGAAGCTGGTGTACGTGATGGTGTCAAAACCATGGTAGGAGGAGCTCCTGTAACCCAGGACTGGGCTGACAAAATTGGCGCAGACATCTATGGAGAGAACGCATCTGACGTAGTCGTCAAATGCAAGGCAGCAATGGAATAATTCCGTTGATGTGCGTGGGTGTATTGTTTAATACACCCACAAATTTATAACCTCTTTAATATCTATATATATTTGCTATATCAACTATAAATATTTGTAAATGAACTGGAGGAGTTTGTTTGGTAGATCTACAAGCATTAAGACAAGCAGAACATGGAAGACGTATCCGCTTTGGATATATGTGGGCACTTTTCTGTGCTGTACTTTGGGGTCTCTGGTATATACCAGGTACCGTCGTATGGGGTCTTGCACCCTTCGTTGAAATGTACACTGAAGTCGCTTCAACAAGCGGCGACAGTATGGCATTGATAGTTACTGCAGTATTGATTACTGCATTAAATGCTGTTACAGTTGTACTTGCGCTATTCGTATGGAATGGTGTGCTTGGTAATTATGGTGAAATGATAAGGACAGCCAAGTCTTTCCACCCCTGTTCCAAGTGGTTCTTATTTGCATCTGTATTTGGTGGACCGGTTGCAATTCTTGGTTCCTTTATGGCAATGGGATTTGTCGGAGGAGCTTTTGCAGCGGTTGCCGCATTGCTTTATCCTGTTATTGGTGCCGCACTTGCCAATGTATGGCATGGTGAGAAGATCAGTAAGAGGGCAGCAATGGGTATTATTGTTATCATCGCCGGTGGTATAACCATCTTTGGTGGCGGTGTAATTACTGAACTCCAGGCAGGAAGTGTTGGCTGGATTGGATATCTCGGCGGACTGATGGCTGCAACCGGATGGGGTATTGAAGGTGCTGTTGCTGACAAGGGTCTTGACGTTGCAAATGCCGATGTCGGTCTTCACCTGAGATTCATCGCGGAACTTGCCATCTGGATAATCATTGCGTTGCCTTTGCTCGCAATCATGGGTTACCCGGTCTTCACATATGCATTCCAGGTATTCCAGCCTTGGACAATACTAATGTTCGTATTTGCAGGAATCACTTTCGGATTCTGTTATGTGTCCTGGTATAAGTCCTTCCCACTTATCGGTGTCGGACGTGGTCAGGGTATTGCAAACCTGTACGGTATGTTTGCTGTGATTTCCACAATTTTGTTCTTCGGTGACGTACCACAGTGGACTGTGCTGGTTGGTGGTGCTCTCTGTATTGTTGGTAGTTTCATAATGTTCTCCGAAGAGAGTCTGGAACTCGAAACACTAAGGAACTAAAGTGATCAGGAGGTATCAAGAATGTCTAACTTACCACGAAAAATTAGGTTGATGGAACTCATGCAGGATGGCAATGAATACTGGAATTATGATGTCATCAAGCAGGCAATGCAGGACTTTGGTTTTCAGAGTGACTTCTCTCGCGACACGTTGAACATGGACCTGATTGAACTGGCAGCAGTAGCTTTCATCAAGGAAGTCGATCTCAAGGTCGATGATGAAGGTGTTTACAAGAAGGGTTTCCTTCTGCACAAGTATGTAATCACTGAAGCTGGAAAAGCCAGACTTTCCGATGCATGTATGTACGCAATCTAAGGAGGCTTTGTAAATGACACAAATGGAAGCATATACAGCATTCTTTGAATCTTCATATGTCCCTGCAGGGGAATATGTATGGTTGTTTGTTGTACTGCTTATTGCCTTTTTGGCAATCTGGCAGGCAAGGACTTGGGTATCGAATTTCTAAACTTTAAAACGTAAAATATATATAGATATTAAGCAGTTGATGGAGTTGGCAGGTGGGTGTTCACATGCCAATATCCATCGCTGATTGTGTTTTTTCTATAGTTTCACTATAGAACTTTTTAAGGAGGTTGTAACAACGACAAAAGAAGAATTATACAAAGAATTGTCTGACGCTATTGTAAGTTGCAAGAAAGATCAGGTTCTTGCTGCTGTCGAAAAAGCCCGTGGTGAACTCGAGGCTCCAGAAATCATTGAGAACGGTCTTGCAGCAGGTATGAATGAAGTCGGTACCCTTTTTGAAAGGGGTAAGTTATTCCTTCCACACGTCATGATGGCTGCAGAAGCCATGCAGGCCGGTGTGGACGAACTTAAAGATGATATGCCTGAAGCATCCGAAAAAGCTGCTGCTGTAATTGTCAATGGTACAGTAGAGGGCGATGTCCATGACATCGGTAAGGCTATTGTATCCACCATGCTCCAGACATCAGGATTCGAAGTCTATGACATCGGTCGTGATGCACCTGTAGCAGATTTCATTGCCAAGATCAAGGAAACAGACGCAAACATGGTTGGCATTTCCGCACTTATGACCACCACTCTCCAGGGCCAGAAGGAAGTAATCGAAGCCCTTGAAGAAGAAGGTCTCCGTGACAAGGTAAAAGTCATGGTAGGTGGCGCACCTGCAACCAATGCATGGGCCAAAAAGATCGGTGCAGACTGCTATGCAGAAAATGCAACTGAAGCTGTCAGCAAAGCAAAAGAGCTTCTCTTATAAGGTGATTATTTATGGCAAATGAATATTTTGTAAGGATGGGAGACGGCGAACGTATCTCCATGACCAAGGAGCAGATCATTGCAGACCTTCAGGAAGGTACTGCAGATGCAGCAGACCTTGGTGACATTCCTGAACTTTCCGGGGATGAACTTGACAAGCTCGCAGATATCATTATGGATCCCAACCGCATGGTCAGTGTCGAGCCAGGTATGGAAATCCCTGTAACCCATGACATTGGAACCCTCAGAATCGATGGTGACCAGGGTAACAGTGGTGTAGGTATCCCATCCAGCCGTCTTGTAGGATGTATGATGCACGAGAGAGGCTTTGGTGCTGACACAATGGAACTGGGTCATATCGACTACAGTTACAAGCCTGTCAAACCGGTTATTGCTCAGGAACAGCAGGCAATGGAAGTCTGCCAGCAGAATATGACTGTCCCCCTTCTCTACGGTGCAATGCCAAATCTTGGTCTCTATTATACACCAGATGGTCCATTCGAAAACCCTGGTGACCTCATGAAGGCTTTCAAGATCAACGAGGCCCGTGAATCCATCGAACATGCCGGTGACCATGCAACTCGTGATATCACCTGGATCATGCAGCACCTGCAGAAAGTAGGCTGTGACGGTGTCAACTTCGATACCATCGGTGCAGCAGGTGACGGGGACGTATATGCATCCCTATATGCGATGAAAGCACTCAGGGAAGAATTCCCTAACATCTACATCGAAGCAGGTATGGCCGGAGAATGTACCCTTGGTATGCACGGTGAACTTGAGTTCGAAGGTAAGGCTCTTGCAGGCCTCTGGCCACATGAGCAGGTGCCACTTGCTGAAGAAGCCGGTGCAAACGTGTTCGGTCCGGTCTGTAACACCAACACCAGCAAGTCCTCCGCATGGAACCTTGCCCGTGCAGTAACCTTCACCAAAGCAGCCGTTTCAGCTGCAAACATCCCCTGTCATGTTGACATGGGTATGGGTGTCGGCGGTATCCCAATGTTCGAGACTCCACCAATCGATGCAGTAACCCGTGCCAGCAAGGCAATGGTCGAGATTGCAGGTGTCGATGGTATATAGATCGGAGTTGGCGACCCAATCGGTATGCCAATCTCACACATCATGGCTTCCGGTCTTACAGGTATGCGTGCAGCCGGTGACCTTGTTGCCAGGATGCAGTTCTCCGAGGACATGCGCATAAATGAAGCCAAGGACTATGTTTCCAAGAAATTGGGCGTTGAAGCAATTGACCTGAGTGACGAATATGTCATGAGGGAAATCCGTGAAGAACTTGATATTGGTGTACTTACATCCGTGCCAGGATGTGCCAAAGGTATCGCATCCAAGATGAATATTGAGAAACTTCTCGATATTGAAATCAACTGCTGCGATAAATTCAGGGAAATCACAGGCTAATTAAAACAATGTTCTGTCTGCTTCTTGCAGATGGGACTTCTTTCTTCTTTTTTTAAGCTAAATATTAATGATTCTTTTCATGGATCTATTCTGATAAATATTTTATAATTGAACCCCTTTCTGGATATCAAATATAATTTCATTGGGGATGGTAGGGTATTTTTAATATAATTTTGTAAGACTGCTTCAGCCATATTTATGAAAGCAGTTAAATTGTTCAAAATATAATTTAAAATTGTGTATCTTGATGAGGATGTAAATGGCAATTATTGAAACTAAAGAAAGACTAGGGCGCAGCCTTGGGTTTTTTGCTACATTCGCAATAGGTACAGGTACCATGATTGGGGCAGGTATTTTTATTCTTCCTGCAATCGCAACATCCAGCGCCGGGCCTGCTGCAATAATTTCTTTTTTATTCGGGGGAATAATTTCAATGGCCACGGCAATAAGTATGGCTGAGCTGGCAACCGGTATGCCCCGGGCAGGAGGAAGTTATCACTTCATCAGCCGGGCAATGGGGGCTGGTTTTGGTATAGTTATCGGTCTGGGTGCATGGCTAGCTTTAATGTTTAAAGGTTCATTTGCCCTTATAGGTCTTGCCGATTATTTTCAGGTATTTTATTCTGTTCCAATCTATTTTGTGGCAATAGCAACAGGTTTAATCCTTTTAATCATTAACTACAGAGGTGCTAGGAGTAGCGGAACATTACAAAATATCATAGTAATTTTTCTATTATTAATATTAGGCTTATTCATTATTAAAGGCAGTTTTATGCTTGATATGGGGAAATTTACCCCTGTAGTCCCATTTGGATACAGTTCTATCCTTGCTACTACGGGTCTTATTTTCATATCTTTTTTAGGTATCACTCAACTTGCTGCAATTGCTGAAGAGGTGAAAGATCCGTCCAAGAATCTTCCAAGGGCCTTTATTGTTTCAGTCGCTGTTGTAACTCTGATCTATGTTGGTGTTATGGTTGTGATCAACGGGACTTTGAATTTAGACGAAGCTGTGAATACCAGTACCCCTCTTGTAGATGTGGCTGGCATGATGGCCGGTACTTCTGGTAAATTGGCCATAGCATTTGCCGGTCTGCTTGCTACACTTTCCACGGCAAATGCTGCCATAATGTCATCTTCAAGGTTTCCATTTGCCATGGGCAGAGACGCATTGATACCCCAGTGGTTCACAGTCATTCATGAAAAATTCGATACTCCTTCCCGTGCAATTTCGACTACCGGGATAATAATGATCCTTCTTCTGTTGTTGTTTGATGTGGAACAGCTTGCAAAATTGGGTAGTACTTTTAATATTTTAATCTTCGTTTTGATCAATATATCTGTAATAATTCTCAGAAAAAGAACTCTTGAGGAATATAAACCGACTTTTAAAGACCCCCTCTTCCCATTCACACAAATTTTTGGTATTGTCGGCAGTTTGATTTTGTTACCTTTACTTGGTTTGTTGCCTTTATTTTTTGTTCTATTTGTTATATTTATAGGATTGTTCTGGTACCAATTCTACTGTAAAGGTACAGCTGCTCCTGGCTACAGCTTATTTGATATGTTGGAAGATAGGGCATCTAAACCATCCATTGTTCCTGAATCAATGGTCAAAGTTTTGGTCCCTATTTCCAACCCTCAACACGAAAGAGATCTTTTGAATTTGGCAGATTGGCTTGGTGACGATATAATTGGCCTTCACGTGGTCAAAGTTCCACGCCAGACCAGTTTGAATGCAGCTCAGGAAGCCTATCATAAAAACGGTATTGAAGTAGAGTCTAGTTTACAAAAGGAATTTGAAAATTTCCCCATACTTCTTGGTCATGAGAGAGAATATATTATTGCCTTTGATCACACTGTATCAAATTCAATAGTTGAACAAGCCAACATCGAAAAAGTGGATATTATTATAATGGGATGGCATGAATCTGATCGATTCCATTATTCTATTGGAGATGTGACAAATGAGGTCCTGTCTTTCTCCAAAAGTCACATTGTTCTTTTGAAGGGCTATCTTCCTGAGAAGATTAACAGAATTGTAGTATCTTATGATGGAAAAGACAATTCAAGCTATGGTGTTTATCTGGCCAAAAGATTGGCTATTAATACAGGAGCTTCAATCCAAATTATCAATATATCTCATCCTGAAAAGGAATCAATTGACAAAAATGAATTACTTAGTAGTCTTGATAAAATAATCGGGGATGAAGACAGAATTTCAATAGATTATAAGTTTATAGAGCGCTTTTCAATTGTTGACGGGGTTTTGGAATTTGGGAATGCTGGAGACCTATTAATAATTGGTGATTCTGATCAAAGATTTAAAATTTCTTTGCTTGGGAGTTTATCCCAAAAAATAACCAAGTATTCCAGCAAGCCAGTCTTAATTGTGAGAAGATCCAAACCAATATCTAGAGAAGGATTAACTTATTGGCTAAGAAAAAAATTCTGATAAGATAGTTTTAGGAAATCTTCATGGGAATATTTGCTTCTCGTGTAAATGCGATAGGGAATATATTTAACACTCCTAGAAGATCTCCTTCTTTAATGTCTCCGGTGGCCTGGCCAAATATATATGCATATCTAATAATGCGTTCTTTATCCACAAGGCATGCTCCATTTGTGGAAGAGACATTAATTACAGATGTCATGGCGTGGTATATAAAGGCACATGGAATAGCTAATGAATCGGCTTCAAGAACTATTTCTCTGATGGGAATTTTTTTGTATTCTCCAGCTCTTATTTCTAAATCAGCATCAGAAGTTATCATTTCCCATCTTGCCTGAGTTCCAATTGTGAATTCATAAGGAGTGGCTTCTATTTTATTTGAAACGATTTCTCCTTTTTTGCGGGATACAACATTTATTATTTCTGAAGGCATCCAATCACATCATTGTAATATAATATAAATAGCATATATCAAACATTGTTGATAATGCTAATATACTTTTTTGCATAAAAAATGTTTTACTTTTATATATTATGTGGGACTTACGGAGGGTAGATAAAAAGTACAACTGAATTCTCTTTATTATGGATGGATAAAATGGTCACCTCAATATATTTTATGGAAATAATCGTACTTCTACTTTTATTGAGTGTGATGGCTTATACATTAAGTAAATCTTTCAATATTCCTATTATTGTGTTTCTACTCTTAGAAGGTATTATTGCCGGTCCGGAAGTATTAAACATGCTTGATCCGGCGGTCTTTGGCAACGGCTTGACAGTTATTGTATCGCTCTCGGTGGCCATAATTGTTTTTGACGGTGGATTGCATATCGATTTAAGGCATATACGAACCGTTCAGCAAAGTGTTTTGAGGCTTATATCTGTTGGGGTATTAGTCACATTTATTTTGACAACTTTTGTTACACACATGTTGCTCAGTGTGCCACTTGAATTAGCAGCTCTTTTTGGTGCTTTAATCTCAGCAACAGGCCCTACTGTTATAACTCCAATGGTTAAACAGGTGCGTCCTAACCATAAGATAAGTAAAGTGCTTGAATTAGAAGGGGTTTTAAATGATGCAGGTAGTGTAATACTTGCAGCTCTTATTTTTGAATGGATTGTATCTCAATTATCAGGTTTTGAAGTTTTATCTTTTATTTTATTCAGGATTTTTATAGGAGTTGTATTTGGAATCTCCAGTGGTTTTCTTCTCAGTAGATTTTTGTCAATGGAATCTCTTATCACTGATCAAACGACCAGAATAGTTACCATAACAATGGTACTTGCAACTTTTGTAATAGCAGAAATTTTTGGTAACGAATCAGGCATTATGGCAGTAGCTATTTTTGGTATATATGTGGGTAGTTCTAATGTACCCAACAAATCTGTAATAAAAGAATTTAAAGCAGATATTGTTATAATTTTATTATCTTTCATTTTTTTGATTCTGGCATCGATGCTGAGATTTGAAGATATAGTCAATATTGGATTCAAAGGTTTTGCTATCGTAATCCTCCTTATGTTTTTCATTCGTCCATTAGCTGTATTCATTTCTACTTTGAAGTCAAAACTAACGTTGAAAGATAAATTATTCATATCATTTATAGGTCCACGGGGTATTGTCCCGGCCTCTATAGCGACTTATTTTACAATAAAACTCAACAATATGGGTATAATTGGCGGAGAATTTTTGGTAGGTCTTGTATTTTTAGCTGTTATTATATCAGTTGTAACAACTGGCTTTTTATCCAAAAGAGTAGCTAAGTTCTTAGGAGTGATTCCAATGGAGATACTTGTTGTAGGTGGCGGTGAGGTTGGAAAGATCCTCGCCGAGCGTTTTGAAAAGAGAGGGGAAAATGTAGTGGTTGTAGATCCTTCCGAAGAAAATTGTCAGAAACTTATGAAATCTGACATAAGAGTTGTACATGGTGATGCGGAAGATATTAATGTCCTTAAAGAAGCAGGAATTGATCATGCAAAATATGTTGTTGCAACTACTGACAAAGACAATACTAATCTTTTAATTTGCCAGATTGCCAAGACCAAGTTTAATTTTGATAAGGACCAGATAGTTGCACGTGTAAATAATATTGAAAATCTTCATGCTTTCTGGGACCTTGAAATAAGAGCAATGAGTCCTGCAATGACAACTGCTCTTGTGCTGGACAATATGGTCGGCCGTCCTCATATGTTTTCCATGTGTGAAGTTGGGGAAGGGGCCGACATCATAGAGGCACATATAAGTAATCCCAAAGTTGTAGGCAAAGCTATAAGTGAACTTAAATTACCTGAAAGCAGTCTTTTGCTGATGGTCAGAAGAGGTAATGAATCCTTTATTGCCAATGGAAATGTCGTACTTGAATATGACGACATTGTAACTGTAATTGGTGAAGGCGATTCAGCACAGAAGGTTGCAGACCTTTTTGAGCGTTGATTACTTTCAGTCCACTTCAAACATCTATATATACCCAAACGCCATATTCACCTTTGCCTCTCTAGAAGGAAAAACAAGAGGTCAAGGTGATTTCATGGAAGATATTGCAAAGGGTATACAGACCCAATTTAAGGATATGGGAATAGAAGTTCCTCTGAATGAAATTGAAGAACGGCTTGATAAACTTATTAACAAGTTCAAAGTTCCCGCCAATGAGGCACGAAAAAATACTGTAAATGTTTTACTTAAGCAGTATAATGTCGACAAGAATGAATTTTTCAACCAATCAAAACCCGCAACAATGTCCAATATTGC harbors:
- a CDS encoding amino acid permease, whose protein sequence is MAIIETKERLGRSLGFFATFAIGTGTMIGAGIFILPAIATSSAGPAAIISFLFGGIISMATAISMAELATGMPRAGGSYHFISRAMGAGFGIVIGLGAWLALMFKGSFALIGLADYFQVFYSVPIYFVAIATGLILLIINYRGARSSGTLQNIIVIFLLLILGLFIIKGSFMLDMGKFTPVVPFGYSSILATTGLIFISFLGITQLAAIAEEVKDPSKNLPRAFIVSVAVVTLIYVGVMVVINGTLNLDEAVNTSTPLVDVAGMMAGTSGKLAIAFAGLLATLSTANAAIMSSSRFPFAMGRDALIPQWFTVIHEKFDTPSRAISTTGIIMILLLLLFDVEQLAKLGSTFNILIFVLINISVIILRKRTLEEYKPTFKDPLFPFTQIFGIVGSLILLPLLGLLPLFFVLFVIFIGLFWYQFYCKGTAAPGYSLFDMLEDRASKPSIVPESMVKVLVPISNPQHERDLLNLADWLGDDIIGLHVVKVPRQTSLNAAQEAYHKNGIEVESSLQKEFENFPILLGHEREYIIAFDHTVSNSIVEQANIEKVDIIIMGWHESDRFHYSIGDVTNEVLSFSKSHIVLLKGYLPEKINRIVVSYDGKDNSSYGVYLAKRLAINTGASIQIINISHPEKESIDKNELLSSLDKIIGDEDRISIDYKFIERFSIVDGVLEFGNAGDLLIIGDSDQRFKISLLGSLSQKITKYSSKPVLIVRRSKPISREGLTYWLRKKF
- a CDS encoding cation:proton antiporter domain-containing protein; translated protein: MVTSIYFMEIIVLLLLLSVMAYTLSKSFNIPIIVFLLLEGIIAGPEVLNMLDPAVFGNGLTVIVSLSVAIIVFDGGLHIDLRHIRTVQQSVLRLISVGVLVTFILTTFVTHMLLSVPLELAALFGALISATGPTVITPMVKQVRPNHKISKVLELEGVLNDAGSVILAALIFEWIVSQLSGFEVLSFILFRIFIGVVFGISSGFLLSRFLSMESLITDQTTRIVTITMVLATFVIAEIFGNESGIMAVAIFGIYVGSSNVPNKSVIKEFKADIVIILLSFIFLILASMLRFEDIVNIGFKGFAIVILLMFFIRPLAVFISTLKSKLTLKDKLFISFIGPRGIVPASIATYFTIKLNNMGIIGGEFLVGLVFLAVIISVVTTGFLSKRVAKFLGVIPMEILVVGGGEVGKILAERFEKRGENVVVVDPSEENCQKLMKSDIRVVHGDAEDINVLKEAGIDHAKYVVATTDKDNTNLLICQIAKTKFNFDKDQIVARVNNIENLHAFWDLEIRAMSPAMTTALVLDNMVGRPHMFSMCEVGEGADIIEAHISNPKVVGKAISELKLPESSLLLMVRRGNESFIANGNVVLEYDDIVTVIGEGDSAQKVADLFER
- a CDS encoding DUF22 domain-containing protein, giving the protein MPSEIINVVSRKKGEIVSNKIEATPYEFTIGTQARWEMITSDADLEIRAGEYKKIPIREIVLEADSLAIPCAFIYHAMTSVINVSSTNGACLVDKERIIRYAYIFGQATGDIKEGDLLGVLNIFPIAFTREANIPMKIS
- a CDS encoding cobalamin B12-binding domain-containing protein, which codes for MATQEELQEKGKAAVMDFDDEAVVEVAEECIAAGLDPVALIQDGFTAGMNEIGDQFEQGTLFLPHVIAASEAMSAGVEVLTPELEKLSAKSEDKGTIAIGTVEGDIHTIGKDIVATMLKIAGFNVIDLGRDVPIADYVTAVKENNPDIIGSSALMTTTMVLQTQIEEQLKEAGVRDGVKTMVGGAPVTQDWADKIGADIYGENASDVVVKCKAAME
- a CDS encoding EamA family transporter — encoded protein: MWALFCAVLWGLWYIPGTVVWGLAPFVEMYTEVASTSGDSMALIVTAVLITALNAVTVVLALFVWNGVLGNYGEMIRTAKSFHPCSKWFLFASVFGGPVAILGSFMAMGFVGGAFAAVAALLYPVIGAALANVWHGEKISKRAAMGIIVIIAGGITIFGGGVITELQAGSVGWIGYLGGLMAATGWGIEGAVADKGLDVANADVGLHLRFIAELAIWIIIALPLLAIMGYPVFTYAFQVFQPWTILMFVFAGITFGFCYVSWYKSFPLIGVGRGQGIANLYGMFAVISTILFFGDVPQWTVLVGGALCIVGSFIMFSEESLELETLRN
- the mtbC gene encoding dimethylamine corrinoid protein MtbC; amino-acid sequence: MSDAIVSCKKDQVLAAVEKARGELEAPEIIENGLAAGMNEVGTLFERGKLFLPHVMMAAEAMQAGVDELKDDMPEASEKAAAVIVNGTVEGDVHDIGKAIVSTMLQTSGFEVYDIGRDAPVADFIAKIKETDANMVGISALMTTTLQGQKEVIEALEEEGLRDKVKVMVGGAPATNAWAKKIGADCYAENATEAVSKAKELLL